A single region of the Anaerococcus urinomassiliensis genome encodes:
- a CDS encoding FtsX-like permease family protein: MNKTYFKNILKDIKNTKGKVASIAIMVGLATLVVVALTLTGPSMRNTLDKSLKTYDHADMIVTSTYGLDYEDELILKRDPDIEKMTMVKTADLMEGENLIRLKSYHKDIKKSHLVKGRMPEKAGEIALDIGLSKDRKIGDKLSFSYIENARVDEEVMKNLSYEVVGFFKSSDYFMEDMRELSFTAKKEIDGYGFVMEDDFDTDKYGEININYKKSRDMDRTSDEYLAYVDKKQEEIEDAFANRPREVLADIRKDSKKDLDDAQKEIDDAKEQISDADKKLQDGRKDLDQANIDYQKGKKDFAKEIADAEKKLEDSKTELINGQNEIESGKASYQKNLRAFKDRIRAAEDKLKANEEKLVNGQAEIDQGKKDLEVAYTKLDGEFAGPKSELAKALEKLQASKAELDAKKAQIDLLESSNESPDGTENIPGENQEGQASKPSLEEIAAMKAQLERAYQEYEKGLADYELKKNELDNRYNDEKSKLDSAKTELDAKQKEIDQGFAKLTAGKEELTNNRASGQRALDSAKAQIDQNQAKIDKGWTDYKAGLNKLADERTKGQIELEDAYQEILDGEEEYKKNLSKFENEKKDAQKDISDGEDQISDAKDTLARLVDPEYDIQTIRDNEGINTYYQNSLNMDELTKVFPTFFYLVAMLVTLTTMKRFIDEQRTINGTLKALGYSNKQISQRFYLYGIIPTFIGSIIGAIIGRFVVAEVIIKAYSSGFANLGIDYVNPLPYMVFAVVLSSLLVALTVFLSSKETVKETPAALLLPKAPDPGKKILLEKIKPIWKRLSFLQKITSRNLFRYKSRMFMTLFGVGGCTALTFFGFAMIDSIKDTINLQKDMINHYDVIAMVDEKAKDSDIKSFNEKIKPYKSHPIRMEDIKLKAADKTREASLVVANSTDDFDSFISLYDLKRNPIKLEGEEAVMTEKIANALKLKPGDTIKLSYKDKAYDFTISNIAENYTGNYIYMDKAKFEAITGGKLTTNASYLIGDADQIIEEIEDESAVNAIVNSTVIYASIDVLMANLNLVIGVITLISVMLALVVLYNLININVSERKRELATIKVLGFYPREVTSYIFREIFILTVLGIIVGYFLGIAMFRYIISVVAPRDILLAYRVHFIPFLYSGLITIAISIALLLIVHNKLKKIDMAEAMSSGE, from the coding sequence ATGAACAAAACTTACTTTAAAAATATCCTTAAAGATATTAAAAACACTAAGGGCAAGGTGGCATCTATTGCTATAATGGTAGGCCTTGCCACCCTAGTGGTGGTAGCACTTACCCTTACTGGACCATCTATGAGAAATACTCTTGATAAGTCCTTAAAGACCTACGATCACGCGGATATGATAGTAACCTCTACCTACGGTCTAGATTACGAAGATGAGCTTATATTAAAAAGAGATCCTGATATAGAAAAGATGACCATGGTCAAAACAGCCGACCTCATGGAAGGGGAAAATTTAATAAGACTTAAATCCTATCACAAAGATATCAAAAAGTCTCATCTTGTAAAAGGACGTATGCCAGAGAAAGCTGGTGAGATAGCCCTTGATATTGGACTTAGCAAAGATAGGAAAATAGGCGATAAACTAAGTTTTTCCTATATAGAAAATGCCAGGGTTGACGAAGAAGTGATGAAAAATCTCAGCTATGAAGTCGTAGGTTTTTTCAAATCTTCTGATTATTTTATGGAAGATATGAGAGAGCTTTCTTTTACTGCCAAAAAGGAAATAGATGGCTATGGCTTTGTCATGGAAGATGATTTTGATACGGACAAATATGGCGAAATTAATATTAACTACAAAAAAAGCCGTGATATGGATAGGACCAGTGACGAATACTTAGCTTATGTGGACAAAAAGCAAGAAGAAATCGAAGATGCCTTTGCCAATCGTCCAAGAGAGGTTTTGGCTGATATCAGAAAAGACAGTAAAAAAGACCTAGATGATGCCCAAAAAGAAATAGATGATGCCAAAGAACAAATCTCAGATGCAGACAAAAAATTGCAAGACGGTCGCAAAGACCTAGACCAGGCAAATATTGACTACCAAAAAGGTAAAAAAGATTTTGCCAAAGAGATTGCTGATGCTGAGAAAAAACTAGAAGATTCAAAAACTGAGCTCATAAATGGTCAAAACGAAATTGAGTCTGGCAAAGCTAGTTACCAGAAAAACCTTAGAGCCTTCAAGGATAGGATTAGAGCAGCAGAAGATAAGCTTAAGGCTAATGAAGAAAAACTAGTAAATGGACAAGCTGAGATTGACCAAGGCAAAAAAGACCTTGAAGTGGCTTATACAAAGCTAGATGGGGAATTTGCAGGTCCTAAAAGTGAACTAGCAAAAGCTTTGGAAAAACTACAAGCGAGTAAGGCTGAGCTAGATGCCAAGAAAGCTCAAATCGACCTTTTGGAATCCTCAAATGAATCTCCTGATGGTACAGAAAATATACCAGGAGAAAATCAAGAAGGGCAAGCTTCCAAGCCTAGCCTAGAAGAAATAGCTGCTATGAAGGCCCAGCTAGAAAGAGCTTATCAAGAATATGAAAAGGGCCTGGCAGACTATGAACTTAAGAAAAATGAGCTAGACAATCGCTATAATGACGAAAAATCAAAGCTTGACTCTGCTAAGACTGAATTAGATGCTAAGCAAAAGGAAATCGACCAAGGCTTTGCAAAACTTACTGCTGGCAAGGAAGAGTTAACTAATAACAGAGCTTCTGGCCAAAGGGCTCTAGATTCTGCCAAAGCACAAATAGATCAAAACCAAGCTAAGATTGATAAGGGTTGGACTGACTATAAGGCTGGGCTAAACAAGCTTGCCGACGAGAGGACCAAGGGCCAAATAGAATTGGAAGATGCCTACCAGGAGATCTTGGACGGAGAAGAAGAGTATAAGAAGAATCTTTCCAAGTTTGAAAATGAGAAAAAGGACGCCCAAAAGGACATATCTGATGGAGAAGATCAAATATCTGATGCTAAAGATACACTAGCAAGGCTTGTAGATCCAGAATATGATATCCAAACTATCAGAGATAACGAGGGAATCAATACCTATTATCAAAACTCCCTAAATATGGACGAGCTTACCAAGGTATTTCCTACATTTTTCTACCTGGTTGCAATGCTTGTAACCCTTACAACCATGAAGCGTTTCATAGATGAGCAAAGAACCATAAATGGAACTTTGAAGGCCTTGGGCTACTCAAATAAGCAAATTAGCCAAAGATTTTACCTATATGGGATAATTCCAACATTTATTGGTTCAATTATTGGCGCTATTATAGGACGATTTGTAGTGGCAGAAGTTATTATAAAGGCCTATTCATCAGGCTTTGCCAACCTAGGAATAGACTATGTCAATCCATTGCCTTACATGGTCTTTGCAGTAGTTTTATCATCGCTACTAGTTGCCCTTACAGTCTTCTTATCATCAAAAGAAACTGTCAAGGAAACTCCGGCTGCACTCTTACTTCCAAAGGCACCAGATCCTGGCAAGAAGATACTCTTAGAAAAGATTAAGCCAATCTGGAAACGCCTATCATTTTTGCAAAAGATAACATCCAGGAACTTATTTAGGTACAAGTCAAGGATGTTTATGACCCTATTTGGAGTAGGTGGATGTACAGCTCTTACCTTCTTTGGATTTGCCATGATTGATTCAATCAAAGATACCATAAACCTTCAAAAGGATATGATTAACCACTACGATGTGATAGCAATGGTAGACGAAAAGGCCAAAGATAGCGATATAAAAAGCTTTAATGAGAAGATTAAACCATACAAGTCCCACCCAATCAGAATGGAAGATATAAAGCTTAAGGCAGCTGATAAGACTCGTGAAGCTTCCCTAGTTGTGGCAAATTCAACAGATGATTTTGATTCATTCATAAGTCTCTATGACTTAAAGAGAAACCCTATCAAGCTAGAGGGTGAAGAAGCAGTTATGACTGAAAAAATTGCAAATGCACTTAAGCTTAAGCCTGGTGATACTATAAAGCTTTCCTACAAGGACAAGGCTTATGATTTCACTATAAGTAATATTGCAGAAAATTACACGGGTAACTATATTTACATGGATAAGGCGAAATTTGAAGCTATTACAGGAGGTAAACTTACAACAAACGCCTCCTACCTTATAGGAGATGCTGACCAGATTATAGAAGAGATAGAAGATGAATCAGCAGTAAACGCCATCGTCAATTCAACTGTAATCTACGCATCTATTGATGTGCTAATGGCAAATCTTAACCTAGTTATAGGAGTCATAACTCTAATTTCTGTAATGCTTGCCCTAGTCGTTCTTTACAATTTGATAAATATAAATGTGAGCGAGCGAAAGAGGGAACTAGCTACCATAAAGGTCTTAGGATTTTACCCTAGAGAAGTGACCTCATATATATTTAGAGAAATATTTATCCTAACCGTACTAGGTATAATAGTTGGATATTTCCTTGGAATTGCAATGTTTAGATATATAATATCTGTCGTTGCACCAAGAGACATACTCCTAGCCTACAGAGTCCATTTTATACCGTTTTTATATAGTGGACTTATCACCATAGCAATCTCTATAGCCTTACTATTGATAGTTCACAATAAGCTAAAGAAGATAGATATGGCTGAAGCTATGAGTAGCGGGGAATAA
- a CDS encoding Fur family transcriptional regulator: MEEKIQNLEYLKPEERIESEKQLLQDNGIRVSHQRLLILDYLLKNHKHPSAETIFTDLKKIDPVISQATVYNTLKIFTGKNIVKELDFNLTSKRYEFAKDRHSHFICENCGKIIDLKDTNDYKIEELADYEIESVDITYRGLCPDCK, translated from the coding sequence ATGGAAGAGAAGATACAAAACTTAGAATACTTGAAGCCAGAAGAAAGAATAGAATCAGAAAAACAATTATTGCAAGATAATGGTATAAGAGTTTCTCACCAGCGACTTTTAATCCTTGATTATCTATTAAAAAATCACAAGCACCCTTCAGCTGAGACAATATTTACTGATCTAAAAAAGATAGATCCAGTCATATCTCAAGCTACAGTTTATAATACACTAAAGATCTTTACAGGAAAAAACATAGTAAAAGAACTAGATTTCAACTTAACAAGCAAAAGATATGAATTTGCCAAAGATCGTCACAGCCACTTTATATGCGAAAATTGTGGTAAAATCATAGATTTGAAAGATACAAATGATTACAAGATAGAAGAGCTAGCTGACTATGAAATCGAAAGTGTCGACATTACATATAGGGGTCTATGCCCTGATTGCAAATAA
- the pyrB gene encoding aspartate carbamoyltransferase, translating to MIKIKNLLNSEDLTKEDLYEIVDLANEIVKSPSDFSHVCDGKLLGTLFFEPSTRTRLSFESAMNRLGGSVVGFSEANSSSTTKGESLQDTVRTVSQYADIIAMRHPQEGAAYLASLTADCPIINAGDGGHQHPTQTLTDILTICQYKESLDNHVIGIVGDLKYGRTVHSLIKVMNMFDNNKFILISPDELKLPQYVKEEVFDENSQYEEVRNLEQVIGECDILYMTRIQKERFFSTSQYTRLKDSYVLDNEKMKDAREDMIILHPLPRVNEIATEVDKDPRAVYFKQVKYGMYVRMALILKLLEANNA from the coding sequence ATGATTAAAATAAAAAATTTATTAAACTCAGAAGATTTAACAAAAGAAGATTTATACGAAATAGTTGATTTAGCAAATGAAATAGTTAAGAGTCCCAGTGACTTTTCTCACGTATGTGATGGGAAGTTATTAGGGACTCTTTTTTTTGAGCCTTCAACCAGGACTAGACTATCATTTGAATCAGCTATGAACAGACTTGGTGGAAGCGTGGTAGGCTTTTCTGAAGCTAACAGCTCATCAACCACCAAGGGAGAAAGCCTACAAGATACAGTAAGGACAGTTAGCCAATATGCGGATATTATAGCTATGCGTCACCCACAAGAAGGGGCTGCATATCTTGCAAGCCTTACAGCAGATTGTCCAATCATAAATGCAGGAGATGGAGGCCACCAACACCCAACCCAAACCCTTACTGATATCCTAACCATCTGCCAATACAAGGAAAGCTTGGATAATCATGTCATAGGTATTGTTGGGGATTTGAAATATGGTAGAACAGTTCATTCCCTTATCAAGGTTATGAATATGTTTGATAACAATAAATTCATCCTTATTTCACCAGATGAGCTAAAGTTGCCACAATATGTCAAAGAAGAAGTATTTGATGAGAATTCTCAATACGAAGAAGTAAGAAACCTAGAACAAGTCATAGGAGAATGTGACATATTATATATGACAAGGATTCAAAAGGAAAGATTTTTCTCAACTAGTCAATACACAAGACTTAAAGATTCCTATGTCCTTGATAATGAAAAGATGAAAGATGCTAGAGAAGATATGATAATCCTTCATCCACTACCAAGGGTAAACGAAATTGCAACAGAGGTAGACAAGGACCCTAGGGCAGTTTACTTTAAACAAGTCAAATATGGAATGTATGTCAGAATGGCACTTATCTTAAAATTATTGGAGGCAAACAATGCTTGA
- a CDS encoding class IV adenylate cyclase: MQREIEVKVLNIDVDDMEEKLLALGGKEVSYEYQTNYTFAPEEGAFSNGYLRIRESKFTDGRKKIELTFKEVENVDDFRVNKEYTVNIDSISMMTKILNQLGVSLQFKGEKERRSYTYKGQRFDIDIWDKNTYPEPYMEIEFTNKDKVDEVLDDLAIDRANVTTQSISELRENLKNS; encoded by the coding sequence ATGCAAAGAGAGATTGAAGTTAAAGTTTTAAATATAGATGTAGACGATATGGAAGAAAAATTGTTAGCCTTGGGTGGCAAAGAGGTAAGCTATGAATATCAAACCAACTATACCTTTGCTCCAGAAGAAGGAGCATTTTCCAATGGATACTTAAGAATTCGTGAGAGTAAATTTACTGATGGTAGAAAAAAAATCGAGCTAACCTTTAAGGAAGTAGAAAATGTAGATGACTTTAGGGTCAACAAAGAATACACTGTAAATATTGATTCTATTTCTATGATGACAAAGATCTTAAATCAATTGGGAGTTTCTCTGCAATTTAAAGGGGAAAAGGAAAGAAGGTCATACACCTACAAGGGCCAAAGATTTGACATAGATATTTGGGATAAGAATACCTATCCAGAACCATACATGGAGATTGAATTTACCAACAAAGATAAGGTAGACGAAGTTCTAGATGATTTGGCCATCGATAGGGCAAATGTCACTACTCAATCTATCAGTGAACTTAGAGAAAATTTAAAAAATTCATAA
- a CDS encoding metallophosphoesterase family protein, whose amino-acid sequence MRFIHLADAHLADNSTFNDDLGSFIRKNTWQSFENIFAKNKDVDFALIAGDLFERSYFSSKDFARLFAIFEDFSKDIYYVTGNHDYFDSYNKIFLNQKPNNLHIFTSESLSMFENEKIRVYGLSYKDRIYDRDFPYDISLDKGYFNILLAHADISDSPTNYLNLDKDRISKIGFDYVALGHIHKARSYKNIHYPSSIEPRSFADTENFGYILYDDGKHSHINSNLIEFQTFDLSYDDFADEKALIEYVNRKLTDKKNIVRLNIRSRDPINSKSIQNHLRADFSYVEIDQGLDNLSMLYPNTLLSKFEESLVDKDDEISKLALKLGRDAILRSKK is encoded by the coding sequence ATGAGATTTATCCACCTGGCAGATGCTCATTTGGCGGATAATTCGACTTTTAACGATGACCTTGGTTCTTTCATTAGGAAAAATACCTGGCAGTCTTTTGAAAATATCTTTGCTAAAAACAAGGATGTAGACTTTGCCCTTATAGCTGGAGACCTCTTTGAGAGGTCTTACTTTTCATCCAAAGATTTTGCTAGGCTTTTTGCTATATTTGAGGATTTTTCTAAGGACATTTATTACGTGACTGGCAATCATGATTATTTTGATTCCTACAATAAGATTTTTCTTAATCAAAAACCAAACAATCTCCACATTTTCACAAGTGAAAGCCTATCTATGTTTGAAAATGAAAAGATTAGGGTTTATGGACTCTCATACAAAGATAGGATTTATGACAGGGATTTTCCTTACGACATTAGTTTGGATAAAGGTTATTTTAACATCTTATTGGCCCATGCTGATATATCTGATAGCCCTACAAATTACCTAAACTTAGATAAGGATAGGATTAGTAAAATAGGCTTTGACTATGTGGCCCTAGGACATATACACAAGGCTAGGTCCTACAAAAATATCCACTATCCATCAAGCATAGAACCGCGCTCTTTTGCAGATACAGAAAATTTTGGTTATATCCTATATGATGATGGTAAACATAGTCACATTAATTCAAATCTAATAGAATTTCAGACTTTTGACCTATCTTATGATGATTTTGCCGATGAAAAGGCTTTGATAGAATATGTTAATAGAAAGCTTACGGATAAGAAAAACATTGTAAGACTTAATATTAGGTCAAGAGATCCTATAAATAGCAAGAGTATCCAAAATCATCTTAGGGCAGATTTTTCTTATGTAGAAATAGATCAAGGTCTGGATAATCTATCTATGCTTTATCCTAATACTCTTTTGAGCAAATTTGAAGAAAGCTTAGTGGATAAGGATGATGAAATATCAAAACTTGCCCTAAAGCTAGGTCGAGATGCCATTTTAAGGAGCAAAAAATGA
- a CDS encoding ABC transporter ATP-binding protein — protein sequence MAYIELNNLKKEYKSGDSTILANDDISFDLEKGRLLVIVGASGAGKTTLLNILGGMEKATSGDVLIDGKNLAELSDMDLTTYRRNDVGFVFQHYNLVANLTALENVELSSEIAEDPLDANQVLEEVGLGQRSGNFPSQLSGGEQQRVAIARALAKNPKLLLCDEPTGALDYETGKNILKLLQDASRSLGATVIIITHNSLIKPMADNVIELRDGRIVENYVNDNPKPIDEIEW from the coding sequence ATGGCATATATTGAATTAAACAATCTAAAAAAAGAATACAAGTCTGGTGATTCGACCATACTTGCTAATGATGATATATCTTTTGACCTAGAAAAGGGCAGGCTACTAGTAATAGTTGGTGCCTCAGGAGCAGGAAAGACTACACTTTTAAATATTCTTGGAGGCATGGAAAAGGCCACTAGTGGAGATGTCCTAATCGATGGCAAGAATCTAGCAGAACTTTCTGATATGGACCTAACGACCTACAGGAGAAATGACGTAGGCTTTGTATTCCAACACTACAACCTCGTGGCAAATCTTACAGCTCTTGAAAACGTGGAGCTATCCTCAGAAATTGCCGAAGATCCTTTAGATGCAAATCAAGTCCTAGAGGAAGTAGGTCTAGGCCAAAGGTCAGGAAACTTCCCATCACAATTATCAGGTGGTGAGCAGCAGAGAGTTGCCATAGCAAGAGCTCTTGCCAAAAATCCTAAGCTATTGCTCTGTGATGAACCTACAGGAGCCCTAGACTATGAAACAGGCAAAAATATCCTAAAACTTCTCCAAGATGCGTCTAGATCACTTGGAGCAACGGTAATAATTATAACCCACAACTCACTGATTAAGCCTATGGCAGATAATGTCATAGAGCTACGTGATGGTAGGATTGTGGAAAATTATGTAAATGACAATCCAAAACCAATTGATGAAATCGAGTGGTAA
- a CDS encoding histidine phosphatase family protein gives MKIILVRHGLTEANMSSLYSLDSTKLSKSGFNVLVNTRRALEKYKIDTVYTSALLRSQQTAKMLGFSESTPDARINELDFGDFKGQSFVEVRTNYKDFFKTQAEDPFNTRYPNGESRMDLINRTSEFLDEISKKNENALCVSHGIAIKSCLFWILKDLSDWDSFWIENGAITVFDVKSNIKLIEKVNNI, from the coding sequence ATGAAAATTATTTTAGTAAGACATGGCTTGACTGAAGCAAATATGTCAAGTCTATATTCACTTGATAGTACCAAACTTAGTAAGAGCGGTTTTAATGTTTTGGTAAACACTAGACGTGCCCTTGAGAAATACAAAATAGATACTGTATATACATCAGCCTTGCTTAGGAGCCAACAAACAGCCAAGATGCTTGGCTTTTCGGAATCTACCCCAGATGCCCGCATCAATGAGCTAGACTTTGGAGATTTTAAGGGCCAATCTTTTGTAGAAGTAAGAACCAATTACAAGGATTTTTTCAAAACTCAAGCAGAAGATCCCTTCAATACCAGATATCCTAATGGTGAATCTAGGATGGATCTAATCAATAGGACTAGCGAATTTTTGGATGAGATTTCAAAGAAAAACGAAAATGCCCTTTGCGTTAGCCACGGCATTGCCATCAAGTCCTGCCTATTTTGGATCCTTAAAGATCTAAGCGACTGGGATAGTTTTTGGATTGAAAATGGTGCAATTACAGTTTTTGACGTCAAAAGCAACATTAAATTAATAGAAAAGGTAAACAATATATGA
- a CDS encoding metallophosphoesterase, protein MIYGLADLHLDYTGEKSMEVFGDGWKDYQNRIFANWNDIISPDDTVLLAGDISWAMDLDAAYIDLKKIDEKNGKKIILKGNHDYWWTSLNKINNLGLSTIDYLQNNSYTVEGYEICGTRGWMSRDSKDFTDHDEKVFNRELMRLENSLKNASDKEKIVMLHYPPINVDRTFNEFFDICKDYKVKHLIYGHLHGIGHRLIKEGVFDGIDVKCIAGDYINFEAVRIV, encoded by the coding sequence ATGATCTACGGACTAGCTGACTTGCATCTAGATTATACTGGGGAAAAATCCATGGAAGTCTTCGGTGATGGCTGGAAGGATTATCAAAACAGAATATTTGCCAATTGGAATGACATCATTAGTCCAGATGATACAGTTTTATTGGCAGGAGATATATCGTGGGCTATGGATTTGGATGCTGCTTACATTGATCTTAAAAAGATTGATGAGAAAAATGGCAAAAAGATTATACTTAAGGGCAACCACGATTATTGGTGGACTTCGCTTAATAAGATTAACAATTTGGGCCTTTCGACCATAGATTACCTACAAAACAATTCATATACTGTAGAAGGCTATGAGATTTGTGGGACTAGGGGATGGATGAGCAGGGATAGCAAGGACTTTACAGATCATGATGAGAAGGTCTTTAATAGGGAGCTTATGAGGCTTGAAAATTCCCTAAAAAATGCCTCTGATAAAGAAAAGATAGTAATGCTCCACTACCCACCAATCAATGTAGATAGGACTTTTAATGAGTTTTTTGATATCTGTAAGGATTATAAGGTCAAACACCTTATCTATGGCCATCTGCACGGCATAGGTCACAGGCTCATCAAAGAGGGTGTTTTTGACGGTATAGATGTAAAATGTATAGCAGGCGATTATATAAATTTTGAAGCAGTGAGGATAGTATAA
- a CDS encoding aspartate carbamoyltransferase regulatory subunit, which produces MLEITSLKNGVVIDHIKAGNGLKIFNLLGLEKLEEEVALILNASSQTMDKKDIIKIEDHTDINLDAVALVDPSATVNIIKNEEVVDKKSLEYPQIITDILTCQNPKCVSTSERSVESKFILINKGEKSYKCAYCGHIYDVEE; this is translated from the coding sequence ATGCTTGAGATTACAAGTTTAAAAAATGGTGTAGTAATTGACCACATAAAAGCAGGCAACGGCCTAAAAATATTTAACCTTCTAGGCCTTGAAAAATTAGAAGAAGAAGTTGCACTTATCCTAAATGCAAGCAGTCAAACTATGGACAAAAAGGACATCATAAAGATAGAAGATCACACAGATATTAATCTTGATGCAGTAGCTTTGGTAGATCCTTCTGCAACCGTAAACATCATAAAAAATGAAGAGGTTGTTGATAAGAAATCCCTAGAATATCCACAAATAATCACAGATATCCTAACTTGCCAAAACCCAAAATGCGTTTCAACAAGCGAAAGATCAGTTGAAAGCAAATTTATCCTAATTAACAAAGGGGAAAAATCTTACAAATGTGCCTATTGCGGTCACATTTACGATGTAGAAGAATAA
- a CDS encoding ATP-binding protein gives MSLYIKKLYIISFGQFENIEIELSPDFNLIYGKNESGKSTIVSFIEGLLYGFDDGKKVRHFNKKQEIYKPIHSYKYAGYGIFNKNGTNYRISRNFFDGTYEIYNLDTNEIIESKSSNLNYPGEFLLGIDYDLYKNLIASYQSQESLSDLKDKISEMLSSGDDYYFSPSLAIENLKERLADIGTARAYTKAYAKTNNRIENLENDLAYLKTLRKNYNNDLQKLYKNRDKLDRQKKKLKELIKIRDDYRNNPSYKSLEEQIKYQNELNFIEKELVKYEEYQDYDMEDSHNNFDWRNFLIYALTSLFFVMLWLQSKLPYLLALALILPLVIYFIEKYKKGKNTDKKYNLDENYIIYKGLIKDKERLIELIRVLEMQNSNLEDYLAIKNVDINEIYDRISKADQDLQKLNDENLALEKNLAAVEDKLSKEVDLEDELNFQKDKLCQMEKEIEAIKLAIKTIDKISKDNKSNLFKHSKEVSDIIFQLSRGKYEKITYDENLLPSILQNDGTYLDLTRLSTGFYDQMNFAFKFSINEQNLDTFMVFDDAFINYDLDRLRIALFYLLDLGDIRQIIYFTCHNREEDILNSEEICYHIIDLEDI, from the coding sequence ATGAGTCTTTATATTAAGAAATTATACATAATCTCCTTTGGCCAATTTGAAAATATAGAAATAGAATTATCTCCTGACTTTAACCTAATCTATGGCAAAAACGAGTCCGGCAAGTCTACCATAGTAAGTTTTATAGAAGGCCTACTTTATGGCTTTGACGATGGTAAAAAGGTCCGCCACTTTAACAAAAAACAGGAAATCTATAAACCCATTCATTCCTACAAGTATGCAGGATATGGGATTTTTAATAAGAATGGAACAAATTATAGGATAAGCCGCAATTTCTTTGATGGTACATATGAGATTTATAATCTAGACACTAATGAAATAATTGAGTCAAAATCTAGCAATCTCAACTACCCTGGAGAATTTCTTCTTGGCATAGATTATGATTTATATAAAAATCTCATAGCAAGTTACCAAAGCCAGGAATCCTTGTCTGACCTAAAGGATAAGATTAGTGAAATGCTAAGTTCTGGCGATGATTATTACTTTTCTCCATCCCTTGCCATAGAAAATCTAAAAGAGAGATTGGCAGATATTGGCACAGCTAGGGCCTATACCAAAGCCTATGCTAAGACCAATAATAGGATAGAAAATCTAGAAAATGACCTAGCTTACCTTAAAACTTTGAGGAAAAACTACAATAATGACTTGCAAAAACTTTACAAAAATAGGGACAAATTAGACCGACAAAAAAAGAAACTAAAAGAATTAATAAAGATTAGGGATGACTATAGGAACAACCCCTCGTATAAGAGCTTGGAAGAGCAAATCAAATACCAAAACGAGCTTAATTTCATAGAAAAAGAGCTTGTAAAATACGAAGAATACCAAGATTATGATATGGAAGATTCCCATAATAATTTTGATTGGAGAAATTTCCTTATCTACGCCCTTACTTCATTATTTTTTGTCATGTTATGGTTACAAAGCAAATTGCCATATCTTTTAGCCCTTGCCCTTATATTGCCCCTAGTGATTTATTTTATAGAAAAATACAAAAAGGGAAAAAATACGGATAAGAAGTATAATCTAGATGAAAATTATATAATTTATAAGGGACTTATCAAAGATAAGGAAAGATTAATAGAGCTTATAAGAGTTCTAGAAATGCAGAACTCTAATCTAGAAGATTATTTGGCCATCAAGAATGTCGATATCAATGAGATTTACGATAGAATAAGTAAAGCTGACCAAGATTTGCAAAAGCTAAATGATGAAAACCTAGCCTTGGAGAAAAACTTGGCAGCTGTTGAAGATAAACTTTCAAAGGAAGTTGATCTGGAAGATGAACTTAACTTTCAAAAAGACAAACTTTGCCAAATGGAAAAAGAAATAGAAGCAATAAAGCTTGCTATAAAAACAATTGATAAGATAAGCAAAGATAATAAGTCAAATCTTTTTAAGCATAGCAAGGAGGTTTCTGATATAATCTTTCAGCTTTCCAGGGGTAAGTATGAGAAAATTACCTATGATGAAAATCTTCTGCCAAGCATTTTACAAAATGATGGCACTTATTTGGATTTGACTAGGCTTTCTACAGGATTTTATGACCAGATGAATTTTGCCTTTAAATTTTCTATAAATGAGCAAAATCTGGATACTTTTATGGTTTTTGACGATGCCTTTATAAATTATGACCTTGATAGACTAAGAATCGCCCTATTTTACCTATTAGACCTAGGAGATATTAGGCAGATAATATATTTTACCTGTCATAATCGTGAGGAAGATATTTTAAATAGCGAGGAGATTTGCTACCATATAATTGATTTGGAGGATATATGA